One genomic window of Phycisphaerales bacterium includes the following:
- the rpmE gene encoding 50S ribosomal protein L31: protein MKQETHPTYYPNCKVYHNGEVVMTVGATVPEMHVEVWSGSHPFFTGKQAFVDAAGRVEKFQRKFGGNYFAGKDKKKAK, encoded by the coding sequence ATGAAGCAGGAAACCCACCCAACGTACTACCCCAACTGTAAGGTCTACCACAACGGCGAGGTCGTGATGACCGTGGGCGCCACCGTCCCAGAGATGCACGTGGAGGTCTGGTCGGGCTCGCACCCCTTCTTCACGGGCAAGCAGGCCTTCGTCGACGCCGCCGGCCGCGTCGAGAAGTTCCAGCGGAAGTTCGGCGGCAACTACTTCGCCGGCAAGGACAAGAAGAAGGCCAAGTAG
- a CDS encoding putative metalloprotease CJM1_0395 family protein yields the protein MFSATDASQTASPFAAQSARAALPGKKAERSQTGEQLSEAEKRKLEELRETDARVRRHEEAHRAAAGALYRGGPNYTFETGPDGKRYAVAGSVQIDTSPGRTPEETVQKAAQIRRAALAPMDPSGTDRAVASKATRMEDAARRALAKQGMSDRKAAEVTTAEPPAPPIATNTRDERATPAEAEVAASEQIESASAETLSPGDLGGEVWSTVSALSDSTQLKQERRADEMPTPAPHIDVMA from the coding sequence ATGTTCTCGGCAACGGATGCCAGCCAAACCGCCAGCCCATTCGCCGCCCAATCGGCGAGAGCTGCCCTACCAGGCAAGAAGGCCGAGCGCTCCCAGACCGGCGAGCAGCTCAGCGAGGCCGAGAAGCGAAAGCTCGAGGAACTGCGCGAGACCGACGCCCGCGTGCGCCGGCACGAAGAGGCCCACCGCGCGGCGGCGGGCGCGCTCTATCGCGGCGGTCCCAACTACACCTTCGAGACCGGACCCGACGGCAAGCGGTACGCGGTCGCCGGATCGGTGCAGATCGACACGTCGCCTGGCCGGACGCCCGAAGAGACCGTCCAGAAGGCCGCCCAGATCCGCCGAGCCGCCCTGGCGCCGATGGACCCCTCGGGTACGGACCGGGCGGTCGCGTCGAAGGCAACCCGCATGGAAGACGCGGCGCGGCGAGCTCTTGCGAAGCAGGGCATGTCGGACCGCAAGGCGGCCGAGGTGACGACCGCCGAACCGCCGGCACCGCCGATCGCAACCAACACGCGCGATGAGCGAGCCACGCCCGCCGAAGCCGAGGTGGCTGCGTCCGAGCAGATCGAGTCCGCGTCGGCCGAAACGCTGTCGCCCGGCGACCTGGGCGGCGAGGTGTGGTCGACGGTGAGCGCCCTGAGCGACTCGACGCAGCTCAAGCAGGAACGACGCGCCGACGAGATGCCCACGCCGGCGCCGCACATCGACGTGATGGCGTGA
- a CDS encoding iron ABC transporter permease, giving the protein MPARVALILLGALLLAALGVRLLIDPGGGLAPPDSGVVLNIRLDRAIAATIVGVSLGAAGVALQAMLRNPLASPDLLGMSAGAVLAVTVVHALGWAVRDDLAALVGSIGALGLVLLLGRRRGQVEPVTLILVGVALAIGLGSLASAVRALMPPSARLEGGWYFGSLTESLTTGQMILAGAVAIVGAAWIACRGRALDAAAMDEDEALSSGVPLKRLRVEMVFIAGVLTAIAVVLSGPIAFLGLVCPHLVRMLMGPRHAPLVIGAAMVGAVLMLASDSVARLLPMETGRMPTGIVVAILAAPALIVILRSQASRPA; this is encoded by the coding sequence ATGCCCGCACGGGTCGCGCTCATCCTGCTCGGTGCACTGCTGCTGGCGGCGCTGGGCGTCCGCCTGCTGATCGACCCCGGCGGAGGACTCGCGCCGCCAGACTCGGGGGTCGTGCTCAACATCCGCCTCGATCGCGCGATCGCAGCCACGATCGTGGGGGTGTCCCTCGGGGCCGCGGGCGTGGCGCTCCAGGCCATGCTCCGCAACCCGCTGGCCTCGCCCGATCTGCTGGGCATGTCCGCCGGCGCGGTGCTCGCGGTCACCGTGGTCCACGCCCTGGGCTGGGCCGTGCGTGACGACCTGGCCGCCTTGGTCGGGTCGATCGGCGCCCTCGGGCTGGTGCTGCTGCTCGGCCGGCGGCGGGGCCAGGTCGAGCCGGTCACGCTCATCCTCGTCGGCGTGGCGCTGGCGATCGGGCTCGGCTCGCTCGCAAGCGCCGTCCGTGCCCTCATGCCGCCGAGCGCCAGGCTCGAGGGCGGCTGGTACTTCGGCTCGCTGACCGAGTCGCTTACCACGGGCCAGATGATCCTTGCCGGCGCCGTCGCGATCGTCGGGGCCGCATGGATCGCATGCCGCGGCCGGGCCCTCGATGCGGCGGCCATGGACGAAGACGAAGCGCTCTCGAGCGGGGTGCCGCTGAAGCGGCTGCGCGTCGAGATGGTGTTCATCGCCGGCGTGCTGACCGCGATCGCGGTGGTGCTCTCGGGGCCGATCGCCTTCCTCGGGCTGGTCTGCCCACACCTGGTACGCATGCTCATGGGCCCGCGGCACGCACCGCTGGTGATCGGCGCTGCGATGGTCGGCGCCGTGCTCATGCTCGCGAGCGATAGCGTCGCCCGGCTACTGCCGATGGAGACCGGCCGGATGCCAACGGGCATCGTCGTCGCCATTCTCGCGGCGCCGGCCTTGATCGTGATCCTCAGGAGCCAGGCGAGCCGGCCGGCCTAG
- the atpC gene encoding ATP synthase F1 subunit epsilon, with product MSTLTCKLITPDGVLSDGPVQYASVPAHDGQFGVLPGRAPVVAKLGLGLLTLKTSDRQQQVFLVEDGFVQVSNDTIRVLASSARAPADLDEQDAKAELAEAEARRVPKDHPDPVAEQERITRQMERAKLQLRLIRERDRR from the coding sequence ATGAGCACCCTGACCTGCAAGCTGATCACCCCCGATGGCGTGCTCTCAGACGGGCCGGTTCAGTACGCCTCCGTGCCCGCCCACGACGGCCAGTTCGGCGTGCTGCCGGGCCGGGCCCCCGTGGTTGCCAAGCTGGGCCTGGGCCTGCTGACGCTGAAGACGAGCGACCGCCAGCAGCAGGTATTCCTCGTTGAGGACGGCTTCGTGCAGGTCTCGAACGACACCATCCGCGTGCTGGCCAGCAGCGCCAGGGCCCCGGCCGACCTCGACGAGCAGGACGCCAAGGCCGAACTGGCCGAGGCCGAGGCCCGCCGCGTGCCGAAGGATCATCCCGATCCGGTCGCCGAGCAGGAGCGCATCACGCGGCAGATGGAGCGGGCGAAGCTCCAGCTCAGGCTGATCCGAGAGCGC